The genomic segment GCTAAAAATGCCGAAATTACAAGAGAAAGGGGCTTTTGTGCGCGTTTATGCCGAATTTAAATGAAATTACGAAGTTTAGAGAAGATCTGAAAAATATTGCTCATGAAGATGAAATAACCGCTCGGTGGGGCGAACGAGTTTATGATGAACTCCCCTTACCGGATCAGGGAGAGGTTCCTGATATTGATCTCGACGCCTTACTGCCTGCAACGGAGCCTGAGCAAACGGCTGAAGCAGCAGATACCGTTGACAAATCTTCCGAGGCTATGTCTGCATCACAACAGGCTACCGAACCGGTTTCCGGTATGTTTGATACCGTACCGGTTACAGATGCTCCCGACATATCGATGGACACCCCCTTTCCCATCGATTTCGGTAATATCGATACCGGTGACGCTTCTTCTCAAAGTAACAGCGTTTCTTCCGACGATGTTGCTGCAGCGCCGCAAAAATCTGACGAACCGAACGCTAAGTCCGATGAACCCGAAGTGGTAACCGGAGATGCGTATCCCGTTGACGAAGAAGGAATGCCGGATACCTCAGACATGGATGCGTTCCTTTCCTCATTTAATTTTGACGATCTTCCCGGAGGAGACACAGACGCTTCCGATACCGCCGAATCGGAGACTGCGGATAAACCATCCGCAGGGCTTGACGATCCTTTCGACTTTGATACCGGTTTGGACGATGTCGATTTTAATACCGATACGGAGTCTTCCGGCGATTTGGGTGAATTGGACAAACCCGACGGCGCTATTTCGAATGATGCACCGGAGCCTTCTGAAGTAGGCGAGTTGCCTGAAGCATCTGACGGTACCGCTTCGACTGGTGACGATCCGTTGAATTTTGACGATATGCTCTCTTCTTTCGATTTTGCTCCTGAACCGATAAAGATAAATGAATCTACGCCAGCTGATGATGATACGATTCCGGAAGATGTGGAAACGTTGGATGAACATGATGAAGTTCCGGCGGATGATGATGCATTTCAAGAAGATCGTACCATCCCCGATATTACTATTCCTGACATCGATTTATCGGCTTTAGATTCCTCTTCTGATGATGCTTCAAACGATCCTGATGTTTCCGACGATTTGGGTGACATTGAGGATCTTTCTCATTTTGATGTCTCTGGTATGGATGAAGATGAAGAAAGCGCTCAATTTCCGGTATCTGATGAAACCACCCAGTCCAATACCTCAGCTGCTTCCAATGGCAATGCGGATGAAAGCGGCAGTACTACGGAAGAATCCGATAGTTTGGACAATATGGATGAACTTTCACTCTTTTCCGAAAATAGGGATGAGCCTCCAGCCGAATCGGCGGATGACGGAGCGGATGCGTCGTCATTTGAGTTTAGTATGGACACTCCGAGTACTGAACCTATCAGTATTCCACCGATTTCCGGTACTGATGTCGGTTTTGACGGTATCGGTATGCCGGAGCATATAACCGACACCTTTTTTACTCAGCAAGAAAACGATGCCAGCGACCAAAGCGGTTTTTCTTTGGAAGAAAATCCGCTCGAAAGCGATATAACGGAAGTAGCCGACGATCAATTCAACCTTCCGGATAACTTTAAAGATTTTTCGGCTGATGCACACTCGCAGATGTTCGATTCCGTTATTGCCAAGAGTACCGGTTCTTCGGATGACAGCGAAGCCTTAACAATATCGGATGATGATTATTTTAATTTCTTAAACAAGCTTGAAACTTTCCCGTTTAATGTGCAGCTTGCTATTCAGGACTATATCGCCAACGGTGACGACCGTCCCGAAAATAAGATGAACTTTATCCGCTTTGTATTGGAAAAAGATTCTCTTAAAAAAGTTGTCAATAAACTCGAAAAGATAATCAATAGATCGATTCCTATCCCACGCGGGTTTCAGCGGCAGAGCGTTGAAGATTACGAAAAAGAAAAGCAGACCTTTAAATATTGGTTTATGCATCGGTTCTTGCCCGTGGCCGTTATGTCCGCTATTGCGCTTATTCTGGTATTCTGTATTTCTATCCTATCATGGCAGTTTATCTATAAACCGGTACGGTCAGAATCTTTCTATAAAACCGGCTATTCCTATCTGGAAAACGGTCAGTACGAAACTGCGATAGAAAAATTCAATCGGGCAGGCGAGTATAAACGGAAGAAAAAATGGTATTTTTCGTATGCTCGTGCCTTTAGAGCAAAAAAACAATTTACCGCTGCAGAAAAAATGTATCTCCGCCTTATTTACGACTTTGACAACGATAAGCAGGGCGGCTTGGAATACGCCGATATGTTGAGTACCGATCTGCGTAATTACGAAAAAGCTGAAGCGGTTTTGCGTCGTCGCGTACTCGATCATTATGTCAATGATAAGGATGGAATGCTCGCTCTCGGCGATGTATTTATGAATTGGGCTGATGAAGATCCTGAAAAGTACGGCGATGCGGTAAAGATTTACAGCAGGTTGATCGAGCTATATGGTGAAAACGATATCTTCCTTGCACGGATGATGCGCTATTTTATCCGCACGGATAATC from the Treponema medium genome contains:
- the flcA gene encoding periplasmic flagellar collar protein FlcA, giving the protein MPNLNEITKFREDLKNIAHEDEITARWGERVYDELPLPDQGEVPDIDLDALLPATEPEQTAEAADTVDKSSEAMSASQQATEPVSGMFDTVPVTDAPDISMDTPFPIDFGNIDTGDASSQSNSVSSDDVAAAPQKSDEPNAKSDEPEVVTGDAYPVDEEGMPDTSDMDAFLSSFNFDDLPGGDTDASDTAESETADKPSAGLDDPFDFDTGLDDVDFNTDTESSGDLGELDKPDGAISNDAPEPSEVGELPEASDGTASTGDDPLNFDDMLSSFDFAPEPIKINESTPADDDTIPEDVETLDEHDEVPADDDAFQEDRTIPDITIPDIDLSALDSSSDDASNDPDVSDDLGDIEDLSHFDVSGMDEDEESAQFPVSDETTQSNTSAASNGNADESGSTTEESDSLDNMDELSLFSENRDEPPAESADDGADASSFEFSMDTPSTEPISIPPISGTDVGFDGIGMPEHITDTFFTQQENDASDQSGFSLEENPLESDITEVADDQFNLPDNFKDFSADAHSQMFDSVIAKSTGSSDDSEALTISDDDYFNFLNKLETFPFNVQLAIQDYIANGDDRPENKMNFIRFVLEKDSLKKVVNKLEKIINRSIPIPRGFQRQSVEDYEKEKQTFKYWFMHRFLPVAVMSAIALILVFCISILSWQFIYKPVRSESFYKTGYSYLENGQYETAIEKFNRAGEYKRKKKWYFSYARAFRAKKQFTAAEKMYLRLIYDFDNDKQGGLEYADMLSTDLRNYEKAEAVLRRRVLDHYVNDKDGMLALGDVFMNWADEDPEKYGDAVKIYSRLIELYGENDIFLARMMRYFIRTDNLAEVLNLKDHFSSRITKIGAANLTELSGYLLEKRYNPKPLDSEKLRSKIDDVRMLLEKAVQTDKTMPEAYYNLGRFFIYNNKQDGAIENLTESIKLFKTAAPMTARRTGNYVDAMRLLGEQLVDQKKYLEAQTIYADALNIYREYTAFKPLPPNKAIGKLYADYGDIDYFISYNFDSALDSYQNAVKELYNTPSVNYRIGYIHYQQENYRQAIEAMSHAYAEKAHDKNLLYGFGNAFFKRGDYFAALAAYEELLGLLNAQRARKEQALSNTRPDDVAFIERYMHTANNLGATLSRLSERTGDSQKNGRALALYAESTRAWDALTRNPQTMIRAKSVGLAYLNTQNMLNTKSSYQSEIYTDIPMILENERALEQKEDK